In one Phyllostomus discolor isolate MPI-MPIP mPhyDis1 chromosome 8, mPhyDis1.pri.v3, whole genome shotgun sequence genomic region, the following are encoded:
- the AURKB gene encoding aurora kinase B isoform X3, which translates to MDARSANKVRAGDLKGPRQGRGPDDSVVCQRPGGRLCYGSRAQSGLNTLSQRVLRKELTTPSSLVLMSRSNAQPTAAAGQDSCGPNSMRTFTIDDFEIGRPLGKGKFGNVYLAREKTSHFIVALKVLFKSQIEKEGVEHQLRREIEIQAHLQHPNILRLYNYFYDRRRIYLILEYAPRGELYKELQKSRTFDEQRTATIMEELADALMYCHAKKVIHRDIKPENLLLGLQGELKIADFGWSVHAPSLRRKTMCGTLDYLPPEMIEGRMHNEKVDLWCIGVLCYELLVGNPPFESASHNETYRRIVKVDLKFPHSVPVGAQDLISKLLKHNPSDRLPLAQVSAHPWVRAHSRRVLPPSALQSIP; encoded by the exons ATGGACGCGCGCTCGGCCAATAAGGTCAGGGCGGGAGATTTGAAAGGACCACGGCAGGGGCGCGGCCCGGACGATTCAGTCGTTTGCCAGCGCCCAGGCGGTAGGCTGTGCTACGGGTCTCGG GCTCAATCTGGCCTGAACACCCTGTCACAAAGAGTCCTCCGGAAGGAGCTTACCACCCCATCTTCACTTGTCCTCATGAGCCGCTCCAATGCCCAGCCCACAG CTGCTGCTGGCCAGGACAGCTGTGGGCCCAACTCAAT GCGGACCTTCACAATTGACGACTTTGAGATCGGGCGTCCTCTGGGCAAAGGCAAGTTTGGAAATGTGTACTTGGCTCGGGAGAAGACAAGCCATTTCATCGTGGCACTCAAGGTCCTCTTCAAGTCTCAGATAGAGAAGGAGGGTGTGGAGCACCAGCTTCGCAGAGAGATCGAAATCCAGGCCCATCTGCA GCATCCCAACATCTTGCGTCTCTACAACTATTTCTATGACCGTCGAAGGATCTACTTGATTCTGGAGTATGCCCCCCGAGGGGAGCTCTATAAAGAGCTGCAGAAGAGCCGCACTTTTGACGAGCAACGAACTGCCACG ATCATGGAGGAACTGGCAGACGCGTTGATGTACTGCCACGCAAAGAAGGTGATTCACAGAGACATAAAGCCGGAGAATCTGCTCTTGGGGCTCCAGGGAGAGCTGAAGATTGCTGACTTTGGCTGGTCTGTACACGCCCCCTCCCTGAG GAGGAAGACAATGTGCGGCACCCTGGACTACCTGCCGCCAGAAATGATTGAGGGGCGCATGCACAATGAGAAGGTGGACCTGTGGTGCATCGGCGTACTCTGTTATGAACTGCTGGTGGGAAACCCCCCCTTTGAGAGTGCTTCGCACAATGAAACGTACCGGCGCATCGTCAAG GTAGACCTGAAGTTCCCCCATTCTgtgcctgtgggagcccaggaCCTCATCTCCAAGCTGCTCAAACATAACCCCTCAGACCGACTGCCCCTGGCTCAGGTTTCAGCCCACCCTTGGGTCCGGGCCCACTCTCGGAGGGTGCTGCCACCCTCAGCCCTTCAGTCTATCCCCTGA
- the AURKB gene encoding aurora kinase B isoform X2: MTQKENAYPWPYSRQMAQSGLNTLSQRVLRKELTTPSSLVLMSRSNAQPTAAAGQDSCGPNSMRTFTIDDFEIGRPLGKGKFGNVYLAREKTSHFIVALKVLFKSQIEKEGVEHQLRREIEIQAHLQHPNILRLYNYFYDRRRIYLILEYAPRGELYKELQKSRTFDEQRTATIMEELADALMYCHAKKVIHRDIKPENLLLGLQGELKIADFGWSVHAPSLRRKTMCGTLDYLPPEMIEGRMHNEKVDLWCIGVLCYELLVGNPPFESASHNETYRRIVKVDLKFPHSVPVGAQDLISKLLKHNPSDRLPLAQVSAHPWVRAHSRRVLPPSALQSIP; this comes from the exons ATGACTCAAAAGGAGAACGCCTACCCCTGGCCCTACAGCCGGCAGATG GCTCAATCTGGCCTGAACACCCTGTCACAAAGAGTCCTCCGGAAGGAGCTTACCACCCCATCTTCACTTGTCCTCATGAGCCGCTCCAATGCCCAGCCCACAG CTGCTGCTGGCCAGGACAGCTGTGGGCCCAACTCAAT GCGGACCTTCACAATTGACGACTTTGAGATCGGGCGTCCTCTGGGCAAAGGCAAGTTTGGAAATGTGTACTTGGCTCGGGAGAAGACAAGCCATTTCATCGTGGCACTCAAGGTCCTCTTCAAGTCTCAGATAGAGAAGGAGGGTGTGGAGCACCAGCTTCGCAGAGAGATCGAAATCCAGGCCCATCTGCA GCATCCCAACATCTTGCGTCTCTACAACTATTTCTATGACCGTCGAAGGATCTACTTGATTCTGGAGTATGCCCCCCGAGGGGAGCTCTATAAAGAGCTGCAGAAGAGCCGCACTTTTGACGAGCAACGAACTGCCACG ATCATGGAGGAACTGGCAGACGCGTTGATGTACTGCCACGCAAAGAAGGTGATTCACAGAGACATAAAGCCGGAGAATCTGCTCTTGGGGCTCCAGGGAGAGCTGAAGATTGCTGACTTTGGCTGGTCTGTACACGCCCCCTCCCTGAG GAGGAAGACAATGTGCGGCACCCTGGACTACCTGCCGCCAGAAATGATTGAGGGGCGCATGCACAATGAGAAGGTGGACCTGTGGTGCATCGGCGTACTCTGTTATGAACTGCTGGTGGGAAACCCCCCCTTTGAGAGTGCTTCGCACAATGAAACGTACCGGCGCATCGTCAAG GTAGACCTGAAGTTCCCCCATTCTgtgcctgtgggagcccaggaCCTCATCTCCAAGCTGCTCAAACATAACCCCTCAGACCGACTGCCCCTGGCTCAGGTTTCAGCCCACCCTTGGGTCCGGGCCCACTCTCGGAGGGTGCTGCCACCCTCAGCCCTTCAGTCTATCCCCTGA
- the AURKB gene encoding aurora kinase B isoform X4: MSRSNAQPTAAAGQDSCGPNSMRTFTIDDFEIGRPLGKGKFGNVYLAREKTSHFIVALKVLFKSQIEKEGVEHQLRREIEIQAHLQHPNILRLYNYFYDRRRIYLILEYAPRGELYKELQKSRTFDEQRTATIMEELADALMYCHAKKVIHRDIKPENLLLGLQGELKIADFGWSVHAPSLRRKTMCGTLDYLPPEMIEGRMHNEKVDLWCIGVLCYELLVGNPPFESASHNETYRRIVKVDLKFPHSVPVGAQDLISKLLKHNPSDRLPLAQVSAHPWVRAHSRRVLPPSALQSIP, translated from the exons ATGAGCCGCTCCAATGCCCAGCCCACAG CTGCTGCTGGCCAGGACAGCTGTGGGCCCAACTCAAT GCGGACCTTCACAATTGACGACTTTGAGATCGGGCGTCCTCTGGGCAAAGGCAAGTTTGGAAATGTGTACTTGGCTCGGGAGAAGACAAGCCATTTCATCGTGGCACTCAAGGTCCTCTTCAAGTCTCAGATAGAGAAGGAGGGTGTGGAGCACCAGCTTCGCAGAGAGATCGAAATCCAGGCCCATCTGCA GCATCCCAACATCTTGCGTCTCTACAACTATTTCTATGACCGTCGAAGGATCTACTTGATTCTGGAGTATGCCCCCCGAGGGGAGCTCTATAAAGAGCTGCAGAAGAGCCGCACTTTTGACGAGCAACGAACTGCCACG ATCATGGAGGAACTGGCAGACGCGTTGATGTACTGCCACGCAAAGAAGGTGATTCACAGAGACATAAAGCCGGAGAATCTGCTCTTGGGGCTCCAGGGAGAGCTGAAGATTGCTGACTTTGGCTGGTCTGTACACGCCCCCTCCCTGAG GAGGAAGACAATGTGCGGCACCCTGGACTACCTGCCGCCAGAAATGATTGAGGGGCGCATGCACAATGAGAAGGTGGACCTGTGGTGCATCGGCGTACTCTGTTATGAACTGCTGGTGGGAAACCCCCCCTTTGAGAGTGCTTCGCACAATGAAACGTACCGGCGCATCGTCAAG GTAGACCTGAAGTTCCCCCATTCTgtgcctgtgggagcccaggaCCTCATCTCCAAGCTGCTCAAACATAACCCCTCAGACCGACTGCCCCTGGCTCAGGTTTCAGCCCACCCTTGGGTCCGGGCCCACTCTCGGAGGGTGCTGCCACCCTCAGCCCTTCAGTCTATCCCCTGA
- the AURKB gene encoding aurora kinase B isoform X1 produces the protein MDARSANKVRAGDLKGPRQGRGPDDSVVCQRPGGRLCYGSRDDSKGERLPLALQPADGKGFSTYPPPTCTAQSGLNTLSQRVLRKELTTPSSLVLMSRSNAQPTAAAGQDSCGPNSMRTFTIDDFEIGRPLGKGKFGNVYLAREKTSHFIVALKVLFKSQIEKEGVEHQLRREIEIQAHLQHPNILRLYNYFYDRRRIYLILEYAPRGELYKELQKSRTFDEQRTATIMEELADALMYCHAKKVIHRDIKPENLLLGLQGELKIADFGWSVHAPSLRRKTMCGTLDYLPPEMIEGRMHNEKVDLWCIGVLCYELLVGNPPFESASHNETYRRIVKVDLKFPHSVPVGAQDLISKLLKHNPSDRLPLAQVSAHPWVRAHSRRVLPPSALQSIP, from the exons ATGGACGCGCGCTCGGCCAATAAGGTCAGGGCGGGAGATTTGAAAGGACCACGGCAGGGGCGCGGCCCGGACGATTCAGTCGTTTGCCAGCGCCCAGGCGGTAGGCTGTGCTACGGGTCTCGG GATGACTCAAAAGGAGAACGCCTACCCCTGGCCCTACAGCCGGCAGATGGTAAGGGCTTTTCCACTTACCCTCCCCCAACCTGCACG GCTCAATCTGGCCTGAACACCCTGTCACAAAGAGTCCTCCGGAAGGAGCTTACCACCCCATCTTCACTTGTCCTCATGAGCCGCTCCAATGCCCAGCCCACAG CTGCTGCTGGCCAGGACAGCTGTGGGCCCAACTCAAT GCGGACCTTCACAATTGACGACTTTGAGATCGGGCGTCCTCTGGGCAAAGGCAAGTTTGGAAATGTGTACTTGGCTCGGGAGAAGACAAGCCATTTCATCGTGGCACTCAAGGTCCTCTTCAAGTCTCAGATAGAGAAGGAGGGTGTGGAGCACCAGCTTCGCAGAGAGATCGAAATCCAGGCCCATCTGCA GCATCCCAACATCTTGCGTCTCTACAACTATTTCTATGACCGTCGAAGGATCTACTTGATTCTGGAGTATGCCCCCCGAGGGGAGCTCTATAAAGAGCTGCAGAAGAGCCGCACTTTTGACGAGCAACGAACTGCCACG ATCATGGAGGAACTGGCAGACGCGTTGATGTACTGCCACGCAAAGAAGGTGATTCACAGAGACATAAAGCCGGAGAATCTGCTCTTGGGGCTCCAGGGAGAGCTGAAGATTGCTGACTTTGGCTGGTCTGTACACGCCCCCTCCCTGAG GAGGAAGACAATGTGCGGCACCCTGGACTACCTGCCGCCAGAAATGATTGAGGGGCGCATGCACAATGAGAAGGTGGACCTGTGGTGCATCGGCGTACTCTGTTATGAACTGCTGGTGGGAAACCCCCCCTTTGAGAGTGCTTCGCACAATGAAACGTACCGGCGCATCGTCAAG GTAGACCTGAAGTTCCCCCATTCTgtgcctgtgggagcccaggaCCTCATCTCCAAGCTGCTCAAACATAACCCCTCAGACCGACTGCCCCTGGCTCAGGTTTCAGCCCACCCTTGGGTCCGGGCCCACTCTCGGAGGGTGCTGCCACCCTCAGCCCTTCAGTCTATCCCCTGA